Proteins encoded in a region of the Sulfolobales archaeon genome:
- a CDS encoding DUF2139 domain-containing protein, which yields MMLEYSAGGCDALMVIEDLKQYRFRPQYSPEWGSGGIFGLRYHRGFLYFMLSFEARAYFISRDLYKEYDLNLVGPPPRSGGDTYNASDAIDNKIFFGGWVHAPIRFIPSDRRIDFSSKYSHLHYFDIDNLEIRIIWKESAGNRDTWVGEISNILYDPVEQRLLVSRADGSQNLGVYSVSLDGTSIRLSDRPSLKGALLGDQACFDISEGFEGFKGLQCLDLIDKKWIYRIPGDRRKISVDGAGFRKAGVGVVAPLYGRILTFVRGGYIVWEPWEKEGEDLYFIRLFDLPPSDYGPLRTSYTPLGGGIVVPFNSYTHGVLRPKSEEERVFARSFNTPAAPTLLLYLTPPTIRILCPLGARVTSLESVGEKMILGVNTAPNTGGGDATPLDLGERSLLIINADSLLNTCRSSFVIKVRGSDVRQERWGGIPLTSVKRALLNIYAGKGNMLRIYEYDASLPPSFLGVDSYRINSGKNSIDLSSYRNIVSMELEEVDEKANIYIALDLG from the coding sequence ATGATGTTAGAATATAGTGCTGGGGGATGTGATGCTCTAATGGTGATTGAGGATCTTAAACAATATAGATTTAGACCTCAATATTCTCCAGAATGGGGCTCCGGAGGGATCTTTGGTCTTAGATATCATAGAGGATTTCTCTACTTTATGCTATCCTTTGAGGCAAGGGCGTATTTCATATCTAGAGATCTATATAAAGAATACGATCTAAATCTTGTAGGTCCACCCCCTAGATCTGGCGGGGATACCTATAACGCTTCTGATGCAATCGATAATAAGATATTCTTCGGCGGATGGGTCCATGCACCGATCAGGTTTATACCTAGCGATAGAAGGATCGACTTCAGCTCTAAGTACTCACATCTACACTATTTCGACATAGACAATCTAGAGATTAGGATCATCTGGAAGGAAAGCGCTGGCAATAGGGATACATGGGTTGGGGAGATTTCCAATATACTATATGATCCTGTTGAGCAGAGGCTCCTAGTCTCTAGAGCCGATGGCTCCCAAAATCTCGGGGTATACTCAGTGAGTCTCGATGGAACCTCTATAAGGCTTAGCGATAGGCCAAGCCTTAAGGGAGCCCTTCTAGGGGATCAAGCGTGCTTCGATATATCCGAGGGGTTTGAGGGTTTTAAAGGGCTGCAGTGTCTAGATCTGATTGATAAGAAGTGGATCTATAGGATCCCTGGGGATAGAAGGAAGATCTCTGTTGACGGAGCTGGCTTTAGAAAAGCTGGTGTGGGTGTGGTAGCACCTCTATATGGGAGGATCTTAACATTTGTTAGGGGAGGCTATATAGTTTGGGAGCCGTGGGAGAAGGAGGGGGAGGATCTATACTTTATAAGGCTCTTCGATCTACCGCCAAGCGATTATGGACCTCTAAGAACCTCCTATACTCCACTCGGAGGTGGCATAGTGGTGCCCTTTAACTCATATACACATGGTGTGTTAAGGCCTAAAAGCGAGGAGGAGAGGGTCTTTGCTAGAAGCTTTAACACCCCAGCAGCACCTACCCTTCTACTCTATCTAACACCTCCCACAATAAGGATCCTATGTCCTCTCGGGGCTAGAGTCACCTCTCTGGAAAGCGTGGGGGAGAAGATGATCCTAGGCGTTAATACCGCACCAAATACAGGTGGGGGAGACGCTACACCACTAGATCTTGGGGAGAGAAGTCTTCTAATAATCAATGCCGACTCACTGCTTAACACATGTAGATCTAGCTTTGTAATAAAGGTTAGGGGAAGCGATGTGAGGCAAGAGAGGTGGGGAGGAATACCGCTCACATCTGTGAAGAGAGCTCTGCTGAATATATACGCTGGTAAGGGGAATATGCTGAGGATCTATGAGTATGATGCTTCACTTCCCCCAAGCTTTCTGGGTGTTGATAGCTATAGAATCAATTCTGGGAAAAACAGTATAGATCTTAGCTCATATAGAAATATAGTATCTATGGAGCTGGAAGAGGTTGATGAGAAGGCTAACATATACATAGCTCTCGACCTAGGATAG
- a CDS encoding ATP-dependent DNA ligase: protein MLFETLAEVFERLETTSSRLQLTAILTDLFKKADPEDIDKVVYLVQGELWPQWRGEPELGVGEKLLIKAISLSLSVPEAEVERLYKKHGDLGRVVEHLKAVKRTQGGGLTAFMGRQARKLSVSEVYNSLVKVARLVGEGSRDLKIKILVSLLQDASPKEAKYIVRLVEGNLRLGVGDATIMDALAIAFGGSDAMRSIVERAYNLRADLGNIASILAREGIEALKELKPEVGIPIRPMLAERLDNAREILEKVGGKAIAEYKYDGERAQIHKKGDQVYIFSRRLENITHQYPDVVEMVRKHVKAREAIVEGEIVAIDPETGDMRPFQELMHRKRKHDVSDIAKKYPVVVRLFDALYVDGQDLTGAPLPQRREILERIVEQSQSFSIANYIVTDDPEELDRFFLKALEDGCEGIVVKAIHQKAIYQAGARGWLWIKYKRDYKSEMIDSVDLVVVGAFYGRGRRAGLFGTVLLAAYDPQSDVFKTVCKVGTGFTDQDLAEMNKMLQPLIINHRHPRVVSDIEPDVWVVPQLVMEVIGAELTLSPLHTCCKDAVRKGAGVSIRFPRFIRWRPDKRPEDATTEKELLEMYIRQLKKISEEGVEQP, encoded by the coding sequence ATGCTATTTGAAACACTTGCAGAGGTATTTGAGAGGCTTGAGACAACTAGTAGTAGGCTTCAGCTGACAGCTATACTCACGGATCTATTCAAAAAAGCTGATCCAGAGGATATAGATAAAGTTGTCTATCTAGTCCAAGGCGAGCTATGGCCCCAGTGGAGGGGAGAGCCCGAGCTGGGTGTTGGTGAGAAGCTCCTGATCAAAGCGATCTCCCTATCCCTTTCGGTTCCAGAGGCTGAGGTTGAGAGGCTCTATAAAAAACATGGGGATCTTGGAAGGGTTGTAGAGCATCTCAAGGCTGTTAAAAGAACACAGGGAGGAGGGCTAACAGCTTTTATGGGTAGGCAGGCTAGGAAGCTAAGCGTTTCCGAGGTTTACAACTCATTGGTAAAAGTTGCTAGGCTTGTTGGTGAGGGCTCTAGGGATCTTAAGATAAAGATCCTGGTATCGCTTCTCCAAGACGCCTCTCCCAAGGAGGCTAAATATATAGTGAGGCTTGTTGAGGGAAACCTAAGGCTGGGAGTGGGGGATGCAACTATAATGGATGCTCTTGCAATAGCGTTTGGTGGAAGCGATGCTATGAGATCTATTGTTGAGAGGGCATATAACCTGAGAGCAGATCTAGGAAACATAGCATCTATACTTGCCAGAGAAGGTATTGAAGCGCTTAAAGAGCTTAAACCCGAGGTGGGGATACCTATTAGACCTATGCTAGCTGAGAGGCTGGACAATGCTAGGGAGATTCTAGAGAAGGTTGGTGGGAAGGCTATTGCTGAGTATAAATATGACGGTGAGAGGGCACAAATCCATAAGAAAGGCGATCAGGTATATATATTCTCGAGAAGGCTGGAAAACATAACCCATCAATACCCCGATGTTGTTGAGATGGTTAGGAAGCATGTTAAGGCTAGAGAGGCTATAGTGGAGGGGGAGATAGTAGCGATAGATCCTGAGACAGGTGATATGAGACCCTTCCAAGAGCTTATGCATAGAAAGAGGAAGCACGATGTAAGCGATATAGCTAAGAAATACCCCGTTGTTGTCAGACTCTTCGACGCTCTCTACGTAGATGGGCAAGATCTAACTGGTGCTCCTCTACCACAGAGGAGGGAGATTCTGGAGAGGATTGTTGAGCAGAGCCAGAGCTTCTCAATAGCAAATTACATAGTCACAGATGATCCAGAGGAGCTCGATAGATTCTTCCTAAAAGCTCTTGAAGACGGGTGTGAAGGCATCGTTGTAAAGGCTATACATCAGAAGGCCATATACCAAGCTGGTGCAAGAGGTTGGCTCTGGATCAAGTATAAGAGGGATTATAAGAGCGAGATGATAGATAGCGTTGACCTAGTTGTTGTAGGAGCATTCTATGGTAGGGGTAGGAGGGCTGGCCTCTTCGGAACGGTGCTTCTAGCAGCTTACGATCCTCAGAGCGATGTTTTCAAAACAGTCTGCAAGGTTGGCACAGGATTCACGGATCAGGATCTAGCTGAGATGAACAAGATGCTCCAACCCCTAATCATAAACCATAGGCATCCCAGAGTTGTATCAGATATAGAGCCAGATGTCTGGGTAGTTCCACAGCTGGTAATGGAGGTCATAGGTGCAGAGCTAACCCTCTCACCTCTGCATACATGTTGTAAAGACGCTGTAAGAAAAGGGGCAGGTGTATCCATAAGATTCCCTAGGTTCATAAGGTGGAGGCCTGATAAAAGGCCTGAGGACGCCACTACAGAGAAGGAGCTCCTCGAGATGTATATAAGGCAGCTGAAGAAGATCTCAGAGGAGGGTGTGGAGCAGCCATAG